One part of the Culicoidibacter larvae genome encodes these proteins:
- a CDS encoding aldose 1-epimerase family protein, producing MVILANEKLSVTIAKAGAEIHSVMHQETGIEYIWKGDAKFWGRHTPVLFPIVGKLVDNQFLVNGETYTMTQHGFARDMEFVCVEQEPTRAVFCLTSNEETLAKFPFGFELYITYILEGESVHIDWQVSNPDTDENLYFSIGAHPAFSTTLMPGDSFEDYYFELPEVVELQSRDLTADGQLGDTYTSLGRCREIPLHYDVFNKDALVFEDLEFESIALRCRNHDHGVNVQFHGFPDLGLWTPRTNGMEAPFICIEPWFGHADTADGPFEISQKPGIIELNPLKEFNTRYSMIFY from the coding sequence GTGGTTATATTAGCAAATGAAAAGCTGTCGGTAACGATTGCCAAGGCTGGCGCGGAAATTCATAGTGTTATGCATCAAGAAACCGGAATTGAATACATTTGGAAAGGTGACGCAAAGTTTTGGGGTCGCCATACACCGGTGCTTTTTCCGATTGTTGGTAAATTAGTTGATAACCAGTTTTTAGTGAATGGTGAGACCTATACGATGACGCAGCATGGTTTTGCGCGCGATATGGAATTTGTTTGTGTTGAGCAAGAACCGACACGGGCTGTGTTTTGCTTAACGAGTAATGAAGAAACGCTGGCTAAGTTTCCTTTTGGGTTTGAATTATATATTACGTATATTCTTGAGGGCGAGAGTGTGCATATTGATTGGCAAGTGAGCAATCCGGATACTGATGAAAATTTATATTTCTCAATCGGTGCTCATCCGGCATTTTCAACAACATTGATGCCGGGCGATAGTTTTGAAGATTATTATTTTGAATTACCGGAAGTTGTTGAATTGCAATCACGTGATTTAACAGCTGATGGTCAATTAGGTGATACCTACACGTCATTAGGACGTTGCCGGGAAATTCCTTTGCATTATGATGTGTTTAATAAAGACGCACTTGTTTTTGAAGATTTAGAATTCGAAAGCATTGCCTTACGTTGTCGCAATCATGATCATGGAGTTAATGTGCAATTCCACGGATTTCCGGATTTAGGACTTTGGACGCCGCGTACCAATGGTATGGAAGCTCCATTTATTTGTATTGAACCATGGTTTGGCCACGCCGATACAGCGGACGGTCCGTTTGAAATTTCCCAAAAGCCGGGGATTATTGAGTTAAACCCTTTGAAAGAGTTCAATACCAGATACAGTATGATATTTTATTAA
- a CDS encoding heavy metal-binding domain-containing protein encodes MTITTTPSIESRQIVEYKKIVFGEVIIGINAFKDMAAGMRNIFGGRSASYELELQQAREDALREMSERAMEVGANAVVGVDVDYEVLGTGGNMIMVSASGTAVVVQ; translated from the coding sequence ATTACAATTACGACAACGCCGTCTATTGAAAGTAGACAAATTGTTGAGTATAAAAAGATAGTTTTCGGTGAGGTTATCATCGGTATTAATGCGTTTAAAGATATGGCAGCGGGGATGCGCAATATTTTTGGCGGTCGTTCAGCAAGTTATGAGCTGGAGCTGCAACAGGCACGTGAAGATGCTTTGCGCGAGATGTCGGAGCGGGCGATGGAAGTTGGTGCCAACGCGGTTGTTGGTGTTGACGTTGATTATGAGGTGCTTGGAACTGGCGGCAACATGATTATGGTTAGTGCTTCAGGTACAGCGGTAGTTGTGCAATAA
- a CDS encoding ferritin yields MISKKVKKLMLDQITMEFQAAHDYKGMEICFLNKGLDGFAHWFNKQSQEEIEHAYRFINFLNSVNESIDNLDKLDAANVKFTNIRDVFEASLKQEQMVTQSIWKIIEAAEKDKDYASRQMLDWFISEQVEEENSVQRILDALDLVGDEHIGIYELDKKLGKRED; encoded by the coding sequence ATGATCAGTAAAAAAGTAAAAAAATTAATGTTAGACCAAATCACTATGGAATTTCAAGCAGCTCATGACTACAAAGGTATGGAAATCTGCTTCTTGAACAAAGGACTCGATGGCTTCGCTCATTGGTTCAATAAACAATCACAAGAAGAAATCGAGCATGCTTACCGCTTCATCAACTTCTTAAACAGTGTCAATGAATCAATCGATAACCTTGACAAACTTGACGCTGCAAATGTTAAGTTCACTAATATTCGTGACGTATTTGAAGCATCATTGAAACAAGAACAAATGGTCACTCAATCAATTTGGAAAATTATTGAAGCTGCCGAAAAAGATAAAGACTATGCATCACGCCAAATGCTTGACTGGTTCATCAGCGAACAAGTTGAAGAAGAAAACTCAGTACAAAGAATTCTTGATGCACTCGATCTTGTTGGTGACGAACACATCGGCATCTATGAATTAGACAAAAAACTTGGTAAAAGAGAAGACTAA
- a CDS encoding heavy metal-binding domain-containing protein, with amino-acid sequence MILTTANDVAGKTIVEYKGIACGEAITPFSNSFQRTIINHENFSSLRSQAFTQLQTQAENLGANAVIAISVEIVLVRDIFPVIHVSGTAVVVE; translated from the coding sequence ATGATTTTGACAACGGCAAATGACGTAGCTGGAAAGACGATTGTTGAGTATAAGGGGATCGCTTGCGGTGAGGCAATTACGCCTTTTTCCAACTCTTTTCAAAGAACTATAATAAATCACGAAAATTTTTCGTCGCTTCGTTCGCAAGCTTTTACGCAGCTACAAACTCAAGCTGAAAATCTTGGGGCGAACGCTGTGATTGCAATAAGTGTAGAAATAGTATTAGTGAGAGATATTTTTCCTGTTATCCATGTTTCAGGCACTGCCGTGGTTGTGGAGTAA